From Vigna radiata var. radiata cultivar VC1973A unplaced genomic scaffold, Vradiata_ver6 scaffold_153, whole genome shotgun sequence:
tctccttctcgcTCAAGAAAACCCTCCGTTTTCCACCGAGTTCGACTCGCCAACTCCTTCCTTCGAACCTGGTCAACTAATCACCACTCACAACCCTCCAAACTCCACCACCGAACCCACTCCTACCCCGCCCCACCCGTACCCGATGTCTCAATACCCGAAAACCAACCTCCCATTTATTTCCCCGGAACCGAAGACCGCGTGGTGGTCTACTACACCACCCTCCACGCTGTCAGATCCACCTTCGATGCCTGCAAGAGCGTCTTCTCCATTCTCTGCGGCTTCCGCGTTCTAATCGACAACCGTGACGTCTCAATCGACTCCGGCTTCGCCTCCGAACTAAACCACCTCATGGGCCTCCGACGGGCCGAGTTGGACTTGCCACGTATTTTCATCGCCGGCAAGTACATTGGTGGAATCGAAGACTTGAGATACCTCAACGAGATCGGCGAGCTGAAGAAGCTTCTCCAAGACC
This genomic window contains:
- the LOC106752641 gene encoding uncharacterized protein At5g39865-like: MWRSWGKSTVQTTPSSPFSCSSFKDIQTLCLDEPQQPQNQHHQDKPSPSPSPSPSRSRKPSVFHRVRLANSFLRTWSTNHHSQPSKLHHRTHSYPAPPVPDVSIPENQPPIYFPGTEDRVVVYYTTLHAVRSTFDACKSVFSILCGFRVLIDNRDVSIDSGFASELNHLMGLRRAELDLPRIFIAGKYIGGIEDLRYLNEIGELKKLLQDLPAADPTECPTCAAHRFILCDKCNGSRRLFVNNKLGFKTCHLCNENGLLRCPSCLSNAPTPL